A DNA window from Takifugu flavidus isolate HTHZ2018 chromosome 15, ASM371156v2, whole genome shotgun sequence contains the following coding sequences:
- the dapk3 gene encoding death-associated protein kinase 3 has product MAGFRQEDVELYYEMGEELGSGQFAIVRKCKEKSTGVEYAAKFIKKRRLSSSRRGVSRDEIKREVNILREIQHSNIITLHDIFENKTDVILILELVSGGELFDFLAEKESLTEEEATQFLKQILDGVQYLHSKHIAHFDLKPENIMLLDKNVPNPRIKLIDFGIAHQIKAGNEFKNIFGTPEFVAPEIVNYEPLGLEADMWSIGVITYILLSGASPFLGETKQETLTNISGVNYDFDEEYFSNTSELAKDFIRRLLVKDPKKRMKIDDSLEHPWIKVIKRRNVRPEERDHKTERRRLKTTRLKEYTIKSHSSMPPNNTYINFERFSQVLEEIAAAEEGLRDLERNQQSCRDDVAALLSIYEEKEGWYKEENQSISSDLSYIRQELQRTQIQRKKSMEEARFTTQAANVLKRKFGRLENRYEMLAEQVASDVRWVEELVKSISSEKAGLGSSTMP; this is encoded by the exons ATGGCTGGCTTCAGGCAAGAAGATGTTGAGTTGTATTATGAAATGGGAGAGGAGCTGGGcag TGGGCAGTTTGCAATTGTGCGTAAGTGTAAGGAGAAGAGCACGGGCGTGGAATACGCAGCCAAGTTCATCAAAAAGCGGCGGCTCTCCTCCAGCCGGCGGGGCGTGAGTCGCGACGAGATCAAGCGCGAAGTGAACATCCTGAGGGAGATCCAGCACAGCAACATCATCACCTTGCACGACATCTTCGAGAACAAGACCGACGTGATCCTGATCCTGGAGCTGGTGTCTGGAGGGGAGCTGTTCGACTTCCTCGCCGAGAAGGAGTCGCTGACTGAGGAGGAGGCCACGCAGTTTCTGAAGCAGATCCTGGATGGCGTTCAGTATCTGCACTCCAAACACATCGCACACTTTGACCTCAAG CCCGAGAACATCATGCTGCTGGATAAGAACGTCCCTAACCCCAGGATCAAGCTGATTGATTTCGGCATTGCTCATCAGATTAAAGCAGGAAACGAATTTAAGAATATTTTCGGAACGCCGGAGTTTGTCG CTCCTGAAATAGTCAACTATGAGCCACTTGGACTAGAGGCTGACATGTG GAGCATTGGAGTAATTACATACATTCT GCTGAGTGGCGCTTCGCCGTTTCTCGGCGAAACCAAGCAGGAGACTCTCACAAACATCTCGGGCGTCAACTATGACTTTGATGAGGAATACTTCAGCAACACCAGTGAGCTGGCAAAAGACTTCATACGCCGTCTGCTGGTCAAGGACCCCAA GAAGAGAATGAAAATTGATGATAGCTTGGAGCACCCCTGGATCAAG gtgatTAAGAGGCGAAATGTCCGCCCAGAGGAGAGGGACCACAAGACTGAGCGCCGCCGCCTGAAGACCACTCGTCTGAAGGAGTACACCATCAAGTCCCACTCGAGCATGCCGCCCAACAACACTTATATTAACTTTGAGCGCTTCTCACAAGTGCTCGAGGAGATTGCAGCGGCGGAGGAAGGCCTAAGGGACCTGGAACGCAACCAGCAGTCGTGTCGGGACGATGTGGCAGCACTGTTGTCCATTtacgaggagaaggaggggtggTATAAGGAGGAGAACCAGAGCATCTCCAGCGACCTGAGCTACATCCGCCAGGAGCTGCAGCGCACCCAAATCCAGCGCAAAAAGAGCATGGAAGAGGCCCGCTTCACCACGCAGGCTGCCAATGTCTTAAAGCGCAAGTTTGGCCGCTTGGAGAACCGATACGAGATGCTGGCGGAGCAGGTGGCATCGGACGTCCGCTGGGTGGAGGAGTTGGTCAAGTCCATCTCCTCAGAGAAAGCTGGCCTCGGCTCCAGCACCATGCCCTGA
- the phc3 gene encoding LOW QUALITY PROTEIN: polyhomeotic-like protein 3 (The sequence of the model RefSeq protein was modified relative to this genomic sequence to represent the inferred CDS: deleted 2 bases in 1 codon) encodes MDGEKQEDSNSRIAAITFPSTSTAVTVATVCPCSAAGARAPSSSLSIISSDRQAVQVIQHAIQRPHNMAAQFLQQMYAAQQQHLMLQTAALQQQHQHSPHLQSLATMHQASVRQRQSTSSSSEGLTHQPAGVSIALPASPVTTQLVGRTQNSISSGVSTTISQQAMLLGGRPANCNQAQMYLRTQMLILAPAASVAAVQSELPPVTSCSSASNSSQVQNLVLHQLPGALAAAHNVILKPPPPCPALTPAASKISICPPKSSQVTESSSERPQPEVTGSQGITPALSPAQMTLKQQLSCPPGHQGAHRHLILQQDTAASLNHRQHQSIPLSVSPHDSSSNPPPFSSKIQSSPDTQSQAPRNSPASSSSLTSASSQTSIPAAKVLPQPPPLLAAPQRWSSFPQVQSRPPPPLILPRFPQNSPVTLQRLSQDVQTQVAQKEQEPPATERLVQTLYQNVPPPQTVAIDLKVQPAAHNAKPLSGQTPKGNSLSPSEKKDESPRLSPQISLPFPGSPEHNGAVVDLSLSLSSRADSATSGGRAIQIAASSSNHPPPSPPQLPHILPAAVRCPSHPPSSPRSPFEPLTTHVLTHLVEGFVIQEGLEPFPVHPSSLEKPASPSDSQEIATNQASVEEESPLAANQSISSDSEMESNGPAVDEHGESVGGVLRCEYCGSRGYACVFLSSKRFCSMTCGRRFSKHIKLLRTGRWGHRATGRRERPPSRVNGVSREHFLKRIYRSGKARKDQEQEDEAPAPMTTRLRKQAERQREKQREKETEEREPEGQITETISISDEGEEDRRPSHWGVEQVFSYINSLPGGEDVAEEFRSQEIDGQALLLLTEDHLVSTMNLKLGPALKLHAYINSLKEA; translated from the exons atggatggagagaagcaggaggacaGTAACAGTAGGATTGCGGCCATCACTTTCCCCTCCACATCGACCGCTGTTACCGTGGCAACAGTCTGCCCCTGCAGCGCCGCGGGCGCCCGGGCGCCCTCTAGTTCCCTCAGCATCATCTCGTCTGACAGACAAGCAGTTCAG GTCATCCAGCATGCCATCCAAAGACCTCACAACATGGCGgcccagtttctgcagcagatgtatgcagcccagcagcagcatctcatgctgcagacagcagccctgcagcagcagcaccagcacagcccCCATCTGCAGAGTTTGGCCACCATGCACCAG GCCTCAGTGCGTCAGAGGCAGTCGACATCATCGTCCAGCGAAGGCCTGACGCATCAGCCTGCAGGTGTTTCT ATTGCTCTACCAGCATCCCCCGTGACAACACAGCTGGTTGGCAGGACCCAAAACTCCATCTCCAGTGGTGTTTCAACGACCATTTCCCAGCAGGCGATGCTGCTGGGAGGCAGGCCTGCCAACTGTAACCAAGCTCAGATGTATCTTCGCACGCAGATG CTCATTCTAGCTCCTGCGGCATCAGTGGCTGCAGTTCAGTCAGAGCTCCCTCCtgtcacctcctgctcctcagcaTCTAACTCCTCTCAG GTGCAGAACCTTGTTCTGCATCAGTTACCTGGAGCTCTGGCCGCAGCCCACAATGTGATATTAAAGCCGCCCCCTCCATGCCCAGCCTTGACTCCGGCTGCCTCCAAGATCTCAATCTGTCCCCCCAAGTCCAGTCAGGTGACTGAAAGTTCTTCAGAAAGACCACAACCTGAGGTCACAGGGTCTCAGGGGATAACCCCAG CCCTCTCTCCTGCGCAGATGACGCTCAAGCAGCAGCTGTCCTGTCCACcaggccaccagggggcgcaccGCCATCTTATCCTCCAGCAGGACACTGCAGCATCTCTCAACCACAGGCAGCACCAGTCTATCCCTCTCAGTGTATCACCTCACGACTCCAGCTCCAACCCTCCACCTTTTTCGTCTAAAATTCAGAGCAGTCCCGACACTCAGTCCCAAGCCCCCAGGAACTCTCcagcctcttcttcttctctcacaAGTGCATCTTCTCAGACGTCAATCCCCGCTGCCAAAGTTCTCCCTCAGCCACCTCCACTGTTGGCCGCTCCCCAGCGTTGGTCCTCATTCCCACAGGTGCAgagccgtcctcctcctcctttaattTTGCCAAGATTTCCTCAGAATTCTCCAGTCACCCTCCAGAGGCTGTCTCAGGATGTCCAGACGCAGGTGGCGCAAAAGGAGCAGGAGCCGCCTGCCACAGAAAGGCTAGTCCAGACACTCTACCAGAACGTCCCACCTCCTCAGACGGTGGCTATCGACCTGAAAGTGCAACCAGCCGCCCACAATGCAAAACCGTTG TCTGGTCAAACACCCAAAGGGAACAGCTTGAGCCCTTCCGAGAAGAAAGATGAATCTCCTCGTCTTTCTCCTCAAATTTCTCTGCCTTTTCCTGGATCGCCGGAGCACAACGGAGCAG TGGTGGATTTATCCTTGAGTTTATCTAGT CGCGCAGATTCGGCCACCAGCGGCGGAAGAGCCATCCAAAtcgcagccagcagcagcaaccatccacctccatctccccctcagCTTCCTCACATCCTCCCTGCAGCAGTAAGATGTCCCagtcaccccccctcctctcccaggaGCCCTTTTGAACCACTCACAACCCACGTCCTTACTCACCTCGTAGAGGGCTTTGTGATCCAAGAAGGTCTGGAGCCATTTCCG GTGCATCCCTCCTCACTGGAGAAACCAGCCTCACCTTCTGATTCCCAGGAGATAGCGACCAATCAGGCTTCAGTGGAAGAGGAGAGCCCCCTGGCGGCCAACCAGTCAATTTCCTCGGACTCTGAGATGGAAAGCAATGGCCCGGCTGTTGATG AGCACGGCGAGAGCGTGGGTGGCGTGCTGCGGTGCGAATACTGTGGCAGCAGAGGTTATGCTTGCGTGTTCCTGAGCTCCAAACGCTTCTGCTCCATGACGTGTGGCAGAAG GTTCAGTAAACATATCAAGCTATTGAGAACAGGTCGCTGGGGTCACAGAGCCACAGGTAGGAGAGAACGACCCCCCAGCAGAGTCAACGGAGTCTCTAGGGAACATTTCCTGAAACGG ATCTACAGGTCGGGGAAGGCCAGGAAAGATCAGGAACAGGAAGATGAGGCTCCTGCTCCAATGACGACCAGGCTCCGTAAACAGGCCGAGAGGcaaagagagaagcagagggagaaagagacagaggagagggagccggAGGGGCAGATAACAGAAACAATCAGCATTtcagatgaaggagaagaagacagaCGTCCATCCCACTGGGGCGTGGAGCAAGTGTTTTCTTACATCAACTCTCTTCCAG GGGGGGAGGATGTGGCCGAGGAGTTCCGCTCCCAGGAGATCGACGGGcaggctctgctgcttctgactGAGGACCACCTGGTCAGCACCATGAACCTCAAACTGGGACCAGCACTCAAGCTTCATGCGTACATTAACTCTCTGAAAGAGGCGTGA
- the sppl2 gene encoding signal peptide peptidase-like 2, giving the protein MRLPETLLWAAVFIHEAVGEYGMAHFSDKGKSNGKDYCIFFNSQWARLPQDLHKASRLQIYDLTTSVLCSPSEVPEGGFPNRIPMVLRGNCTFYEKVRLAQINGAKGLLIVSKDRLTPPAGNKTQYEEIDIPVALLSYSDMLDISKTFGKGRLVAMYAPNEPVLDYNMVIIFLMAVGTVAVGGYWAGSRDRKKRYLKLKRDEAAEKQDEETVDVTPIMICVFVVMCCSMLVLLYFFYDYLAIWVIVIFCLASSVGLHSCLWPFVRRLPFCKCRVPENNLPYLQKRPHVSMLLLSAFCVGVSVTWMFFRNEDAWAWVLQDTLGIAFCLYMLKTVRLPTFKACTLLLSVLFVYDVFFVFITPFLTNSGESIMVEVAAGPSDSTTHEKLPMVLKVPRLNSSPLALCDRPFSLLGFGDILVPGLLVVYCHRFDILIQSSRIYFVACTIAYGIGLLITFVALAVMQMGQPALLYLVPCTLLTSLTVALCRKELPQFWTGSGFVPAIVLAPINCTQTAAPQTEVPLNPKPEPQPTEDADPSEEKAQDPAPQERPTTENADEENKSN; this is encoded by the exons ATGAGGCTCCCTGAAACACTGCTTTGGGCCGCTGTCTTCATTCACGAG GCGGTGGGGGAGTATGGCATGGCCCATTTCAGTGACAAAGGAAAGAGCAACGGAAAGGACTACTGCATATTCTTCAACTCGCAGTGGGCACGGCTGCCTCAGGACCTCCATAAGGCA TCACGTCTTCAGATCTATGACCTGACCACCTCGGTCTTGTGCTCGCCCTCCGAGGTCCCAGAGGGGGGCTTCCCAAATCGCATCCCCATGGTGCTGAGAGGCAACTGCACCTTCTATGAAAAAGTTCGTCTGGCTCAGATTAACGGGGCAAAGGGCCTTCTTATTGTCAGCAAGGACAGACTG ACCCCACCGGCAGGAAACAAGACTCAGTATGAGGAGATTGATATTCCTGTAGCACTGCTCAGCTACTCTGACATGCTGGATATCAGTAAG ACATTTGGTAAAGGAAGACTGGTTGCCATGTATGCCCCCAACGAGCCCGTGCTGGATTACAATATGGTGATTATCTTCCTGATGGCAGTCGGAACAGTAGCCGTTGGGGGATATTGGGCAGGCAGCAGAGACCGCAAAAA ACGCTACCTTAAGCTGAAGCGGGACGAGGCCGCAGAGAAGCAGGACGAAGAGACGGTTGACGTCACCCCCATCATGATCTGTGTTTTTGTAGTCATGTGCTGCAGCATGCTGGTGCTCCTCTACTTCTTCTACGACTACCTGG CCATTTGGGTGATCGTTATCTTCTGCCTGGCCTCCTCTGTCGGCCTCCACAGCTGCCTGTGGCCTTTTGTACGGAGGCTCCCTTTCTGTAAATGCAG GGTCCCAGAAAACAATTTGCCGTACTTGCAGAAGCGGCCGCACGTCTCCATGTTGCTGCTCTCGGCCTTCTGCGTCGGCGTCAGCGTCACCTGGATGTTTTTCCGTAACGAAGACGC GTGGGCGTGGGTGTTGCAGGACACCCTGGGAATCGCCTTCTGTCTGTATATGCTAAAAACAGTCAGACTTCCCACATTTAAG GCGTGTACCTTATTGCTGAGCGTCCTCTTCGTCTACGACGTTTTCTTCGTATTCATCACTCCCTTCTTAACAAAC AGTGGGGAGAGTATAATGGTGGAGGTAGCGGCCGGCCCCTCTGATTCCACCACACATGAAAAG CTTCCTATGGTGCTGAAAGTGCCGAGGTTAAACTCCTCTCCTCTGGCTCTTTGCGACCGTCCCTTCTCGCTTCTGGGATTCGGGGATATTTTAGTACCAG GTCTGCTGGTTGTGTACTGTCACAGGTTTGACATTTTAATACAGTCGTCCAGGATCTACTTTGTGGCCTGCACAATCG CGTACGGCATCGGTCTGCTCATCACCTTCGTGGCGCTGGCAGTGATGCAGATGGGCCAGCCCGCCTTGCTCTACCTGGTGCCTTGCACTCTGCTCACCAGCCTCACCGTAGCACTGTGCCGCAAGGAGTTGCCGCAGTTCTGGACTGGGAGTGGATTTGTG CCTGCCATAGTCCTCGCTCCCATCAACTGTACACAAACCGCAGCACCGCAGACAGAGGTGCCCTTGAACCCTAAACCGGAACCACAACCTACAGAAGACGCCGATCCCAGTGAGGAGAAAGCCCAGGATCCTGCGCCGCAGGAACGGCCGACCACAGAAAATGCTGAcgaggaaaacaaaagcaacTGA